The Aedes aegypti strain LVP_AGWG chromosome 1, AaegL5.0 Primary Assembly, whole genome shotgun sequence sequence ccttacatccagagtcactactgcgcagtagcgaatacccctcctcttacgctggagtgctatctcagcggttttcttaaccgtcagaatagcgtctacagtggacctccctttccggaagccaaactggttgcctgagagaccatttacaccctcggtgtacctcgacagtctgttgaggatgatcttctcgagcactttccccaccgtgtcaatcaagcatattggtctatacgccgacgggtcaccgggtggtttccccgcctttggcaatagtaccaggctctgcctcttccacgcatctggaaatactccctcgtccaggcatatctgcatagcagatctgaacataccgggagcctccaagattgcgactttgagggccaggtttggaactccgtccggacctggtgccttccccatgcttagggattttgcaatccctacaagttcctcatcagttactctatcctcatcaccagccccaatccccggctgtcctacaaaaggaggccatgggctagggttgtggcgcgggaagagcccctcgatgatcccctccagcatctgtggagactgctccgtaggagcaattgcacctcttgtcttcgccattacgatcctgtaggcatcaccccacgggttcgcgttggcactctgacagagtccctcgaagcaggcctttttgcttgcccttatctcagacttcagcgcgactttggcagcggtgaacaccgcccgtcgttcttcacgctcctgctcggtacgtgctcgctgcatccgtctcctggcccgtaggcaggcacggcgcaggttcgcaatagcttgagtccaccagtatgtcggtggtctcccattcctagggtggacttttctaggcatggtcgcatcgcacgcacgcgtaagcaccgctaccagttcgtccccgcttaggccgagtaggttacgctcacggcggagcgcctccctaagtacttcatcattgaagtacgatgtcttccacctacgagggcttggccttgacctagccgcttcctcaacccgctgcctgctgttgttgtagtcgatactgtagcgaaccgccaggtggtcgctgtgagtgtaggcatcgtctaccctccagttcgaactactcgttaggccaggactacaaaaagtaacgtcgataatcgactccgctccgttacggctgaaggtacttttggcaccaacattagccagatcgacatctagcacggccagtgcctctagcaggatttgacctcgctggttcgtgttacggcttccccattccacggcccaggcattgaagtcacccgctattacaactggccttcgccctgtcagcgcggtcgtcatacagtccagcatctgcgtgaaccgctcggtctaccaactcggaggcgcatagcagctacagaagaggaccccgtttactttggcgatcacgaagccctcgtaggtagtagacaccaactgctggacagggtatttacccgttgtccatatcgccgccatcgCCGCGTTGATCCTCTGTGTGGTGACGAGTGTCTATCTGCTCATGAACATACACTGAGCCACCTAGTACAGTGTATCCCTATACATGCATGTACCCTGCATGGTGACGCGACAGCCAGCAGACGCTCTGCAGAGCAGGTAATACTTAGTCTGACGTGCACATTGAAGCATACCACACGTGGCTACCacaagtggcgacgaggataaacagaaaagtaatcgaatttgtgatttgaaggtttcaaTTCAACAATTAGCTAATGTTTGTGTTTCGGTGTAATTTAACGTTATTTAATACAAGTGAGTGAGTGGATAACAGAAGAATATTCGGAACAGAATGTGAAAGAAATTGATTTGGAATCAGTGCGAGAAAATGAAACAGAGAAGAATGCTCTTCTAGTTTGCTGACGCTGTACCGAAGCAGTGCACACGGTGACCTTGACTTTTTCTCCCGCGTGGCAGAACAAGGGAAAAGTTGTAATGTTGtgtgaaaagaaaagaaatgaGGCTCGCATGCATTGTGGTGTGATTTTGAACCGTCGAATCATCACGTGGTTTGTCACCGTCAAGGTCACAACGCTGTTGTTGTGTACGAAATGTGAGGATTTtcaactagtgatgcataaaaTACAACAGCTTTACTACTGAAGTGTTAACTAGGTGCCATTTGAAAGAAGAATGTGTAGTGGATGATGGCTGATTGTTTGTTGCGCTGTGTGGCGCGTTGTGTTTCAGATCATCTAGGCATCGGCTTGGATTCGGTGAAGGTATGCTACATTATTGAACGGGTTGTATTGCGTGAACCAGCACAAAAAGGTAGGAGTTTACTTGTGATGAAAGATATGTATTATGAAATTGCTTAACTATGTGCGGTAATCTATGACCGATCTTTGTGTACATTTCAACATAAAATCTTCGTTCAACAtaaaattgaaaagtatttattggATACAATGTTTAGCATTTTTTGCAGTGATGAGCGGTGTTTCTCGAAAGCTCATCTGAAGCAATTGTTCTTCCATCACGACTTAGTATAAGTACGAATCATAAGCCCGCTAATTCAGATGTGGCGTTCAGATCAACAAAGGTACTCGGTATTAAAAACCAACATGTTTTGAGTGGATGTTTCaattaagttaaaaaaaaacaaaaaaaaaaacacaattgtGCATGAATTAGATTATGTGATTCAATTCACTAGAAATACAGAAAACGCAGTGATtaacccaagcaaccaaaagttcagaTTGTAGGATATTATTGTGCCTAATCAGCTTTACAAAGAATACTGAGAAGAACTCTAAACAGCttactttttaagtaattatcTGAACTTTAAAGTCCTGATAGGATGATCAAGCTTCTAACAAAATACTGTTCAGCTTCGAAAGGAAACTTAAAAGTTTACAAATAGTACGATTTGACTCTCGTGGAGAATGCTATTCAACTCCAAATAGAACTTAAAAGAACttaaggaaaattaaaaaaaaaatccgaatggGATTAATTTTACTGCTCATGTTCTATTTTCGTATTATTGAATTGGTATTTtaatcttttttatttaatttttttgtaatgAGAGTAtgatatatatgtatatatatgttttttctttttatatgttTCAGGACTACTTACCCCAAGTTTCGAACTCGAGTCCTGCTCTTTGAAGTTCAGATTCATTCCACGGCTCCATACGCACAATGTACAATATTGGATGCTTTTACTTAATGTGCTGATTTCAAAATGACGAAAGACTAGAAAGAATTATTAAGCAGTGCGCGAACTTTCTCTGAACTTCAAATGCACATTCAAGTAGCTTTTAGTTCATGCCGAACTGAATCCACACTTGAAAGTTCGATTAAAGTTCACGCGCAACTTCTCATATACTTGAGCCGTTTGACGTTTCtcacttgttttgattttgcaacaGTGTTTTAATCTGTGTTAAAGCCGAACCAGAAGAAATCGCATCATTTTAATTATTGctgtttaaaaataataatggtaAGTTAGTGAAGTGCCCTCTGAAAGTACTAAATATTCATATGATTCATCATTATTGCAGATAATGCCATTCGCCGTTGTTCAAACAACTAACGCACGGGGTTGCAATGAGCTGTCGGTCGTACCTGCGTCGTGGCTGCGGGGATCAGGGAGCGGAAACATTCTGCTGTGGCCAAATGTGAAGAGTGTCGCAGAACAGGAAAGATTACTCCGCGACGAAAACAGCTCCCCGAAGAAGTCCTGGGTGAAATATAAATGCAAGGTGAAACGGAATCCCATCGCATCATTTAATGCCGCGAAGCGTATGTTGGATGATTTATCCGGAGAATCCTCATCGGAAGTCAGCAATCTAGTTCGACGTAAACGAAAACCCAAAAACAATGAGGCTAATAACTTTCAAGAAATGCTCATTTTAAACGATACGCCTTGCTCATCTGCTGCAGAAACAACCTCGTCATCGGTTCCCATTGTCATTGAAGTAAGAGGAAAGGTTCAAGGCGAGATTCAGGATGAATTTCCTCGAGGAACAACATCATCCCCTCGACAACCACCCGCCACCGTTTTGACAAACGTTGAGGATAATGTTCAAAACGCCCAGGGTGAAATCCTCCAACAGCCACTACCTGTACTTCCAGTCAATGGCATCACGACGCTGTCTGAAGATAATATCCCGGAAATTCAGGCTGTTCAGTATGTGGCGTACGATACTGCAGATACTGTGGTGGAGCCGGGAACGCAACAGTGTTTTGATACGGTTATCAAACAACTGCAAGAAACAAACAGCAGACTGGAACGACTGGAGAAGCGTATAGCAAGTATTGGGACTCAAAACGAATTTATGTTAGACGCGGTCCGAAAGTTCATCTCCCATACGACGAACATCGAACAGCCATCGTCTTTCTGTTTCGACCCTATCAAAGATGAGAATGAATTGGCTGATTTGGAAAATAAGCTGACGGACAACGACTTCAAG is a genomic window containing:
- the LOC110677164 gene encoding uncharacterized protein LOC110677164, which encodes MPFAVVQTTNARGCNELSVVPASWLRGSGSGNILLWPNVKSVAEQERLLRDENSSPKKSWVKYKCKVKRNPIASFNAAKRMLDDLSGESSSEVSNLVRRKRKPKNNEANNFQEMLILNDTPCSSAAETTSSSVPIVIEVRGKVQGEIQDEFPRGTTSSPRQPPATVLTNVEDNVQNAQGEILQQPLPVLPVNGITTLSEDNIPEIQAVQYVAYDTADTVVEPGTQQCFDTVIKQLQETNSRLERLEKRIASIGTQNEFMLDAVRKFISHTTNIEQPSSFCFDPIKDENELADLENKLTDNDFKLKMINWLRLNVSGDCADNRMLGVLDLLFSKEFQTKCTWTGASRKGPKTAIMPNRHVLQLFQQVGTDESETVTQHKLASFFMKKLKNSLKRLLTTGMRRGTRHVRRRKQQCATKDGMKLEPEFTPEDHEENHSDHESDEHVSSVVDSSDAIEAVDIESDWNDPAFDDSSE